Part of the Lucilia cuprina isolate Lc7/37 chromosome 5, ASM2204524v1, whole genome shotgun sequence genome is shown below.
atttgtggcataatgagttttaaaaaaataggatagatcggtaatttttttggtacaggtttagaagtgcggtaatttaaggcccgatatagttgcaaatatcttttatagttttcatgttatagagcagtcgtttatatatatttttttattgcattatacgttgccatttgttttgggtatataatttgttacatatatttttagaaaatggctaataggatagatcggtagaattattttcacagctttgaaaacgcggtattttaaggtccGATATGGccgcaattaactttgacagttttcacgctatgacagtcatttatgaatcattttaaagtattatgattgcactttaatatggtatatcatttgtagcataatgtgtgtttttacaaattggtcaatttgatagatcggtagaattattgttctatgtttaataaacgcagtaatctgaggttcccatatggttgcaattaactttggcagttttcgtgctaggacagtcgtttatatacaattataaaGCAATacaattgccatttgttttgttatataatttaatgcataatgtattttaagaaaatggccaattgatagattcggtagaattatttcacagctttaaaatgcggtaattttgaggttccgatatgactgcaaataacattgacagtttttcacgctatgatagtccatttagacatcattttaaagcattatatgattgcactttaataatgtatatcatttgtagcataatagtgtgtttttacaaattggtcaacttgatagatcggtagaattattgttctgtatcaaatgcagtatctgaggttccgatatggctgcaattaactttggtagttttcgtgcaaggacagtcgtttatgcaccattttaaagcattaaaatggccatttgttttgatctataatttattgcataatgtgtttttagaaaatggccaattggatagatcggtagaattattttcccaggtttaaaaggcgtgtaatttgaggttccgatatggttgtgaataactttgacagttttcatgctataacagtcatttatgcatcattttaagcattatgattgcactttaatttgtatatcatttgtggcataatgtgttcgtctaaaaaatggtcaattttgaAGGATccgtagaattgttgttctatgtttaaaaacgctgtgatttgaggttcccgatatggttgcaaataactttgacagttttcatgcagaacaatcgtttatgcatcattttaaagcattacagttgcactttgtttttgtgtataatttgtggcataatgaattttttaaaaaatgtatagatCGGgtatatatttattggtacaggtttagaaatgcggtagtttaaggctccgatatgtgtttgcaaatatcatttatagttttcatgttattgcagtcgtttgtatatctttttattgcattatagttgccatttgttttggtatataattaaaaaatatattttagaaaatggccaattggatagatcggtagaactattttcacagctttaaaaatgcggtcatttgaggttccgatatgactgcaaataacattgacagtttttcacgctatgatagtcatttaagCATtatgcattatgattgcactttaatatggtatttcatttgtagcataatgtgtgtgtCGAGGTTTCGATCTGGCAACGACTTGATCGACCTCGACTAAGCCGCATCGGCCACTTATTCAGCGGCGGTGTAAGTACGGCCCAAGCCATACATTCGCGGCTAAGGAGGACGAAGAAGTCATCTTCGACGAAAACTCGAGCGCCAGcgccaaattatttaaataaaaaaaaacacaaaccaaacaatttaaacaaaacaaattacaaacgtttatgaaaacaaacaattaaacgaacatttacacaaacaaagaaaacatttaacaaaaataataaaacccaGTGCAGTGAttcccacacacacacacaacctatatttacttaaaaacaaaaatacaaaaattgatacaattaacaaaacatttaaaacaaattgtaacgCACTACAaacctaaaattaaataaaacaaacaaattgaattttaaccacaataaacaacaaactgaattacaacaacacaaaaaaagagAAGTAAGTATATTTCAGGttctttgaaataaattacaaatcgAAATAATAAATCGATTTAATTTGTTACAGATTCCCAATTGTTCCAATTGGAAATTTGTTtagtgtgtttttacaaatttgtcaaCTTGATAAataggtagaattattgttctatgtatcaaatgtagtattctgaggttccgatatggctgcaattaactttggcagttttcgtgctaggacagtcgtttatgcaccatattaaagcattaaaattgccatttattttgtatataatttattgcataatgtatttttagaaaaagccaattggatagatcgtagaattattttcccagggtAGAAATATAATTTCCATTAGGTTGTGAATATAGCGGTAATTTGAGGGTTCGATTAGGttaagaatatatattatagtggttttcatgttattgctgtcgttttatatatattttattgcatatagttgccatttgttttggtataatatttattgcataatatattttagaaaatggccaattggatagatcggtagaattattttcacagctttaaaaacgcggtagtttgaggttccaatatggctgcaaataacattgacagttttcacgctatgacatcATTTAtggatcattttaaagcattatgattgcacttaatatggtatatcatttgtagcataatgtgtgtttttacaaattggtcaatttgatagatcggtagaattattgttctatgtttaataaacgcagtaatctgaggttccgatatggttgcaattaactttggcagttttcgtgctaggacagtcatttatgcaccatttttaagcattaaaattgccatttgtttttggtatataatttattgcataatgtatttttagaaaaaggccaattggatcggtagaattattttcccaggtttaaaaaggcggtaatttgaggttcctatatggttgtgaataactttgacagctttcatgctatgacagtcatttatgcatcattttaaagcattatgattgcacattAATTTGGAATATCATTTGTggagcataatgtgttcgtctaaaaaatgatcaattttgaaggatcggtagatttggttgttctatgtttaaaaacgctgtgatttgaggttccgatatggctgcaaataactttgacagttttcatgccaggacaatcgtttatgcatcattttaaagcattacagttgcactttgttttggtgtataatttgtggcataatgaatttttaaaaaattggatagatcggtatatttattgggacaggtttagaaatacggtaatttaaggctccgatatggttgtgaatatcatttatagttttcatgttatagcagtcgttatatatcttttattgcattatagttgccatttgttttggtatataatttattgcataatatatttttagaaaatggctaattggatagatcggtagaattattttcacagctttaaaaacgcggtattttaaggttccgatatggctgcaaataacattgacagttttcacgctatgacagtcatttaggcatcattttaaagcattatgattgcactttaatatggtatatcatttgtagcataatgtgtgtttttacaaattggtcaatctgatagatcggtagaattgttgttctatgtttaaaaacgctgtgatttgaggttccgatatggttgcaaataactttgacatttttcatgccaggacaatcgtttatgcatcattttaaagcattacagttgcactttcttttggtgtataatttgtggcatgagtttttacaaaaataggatagatcggtatatttattggtacaggtttagaaatgctttatatctttttattgcattatagttgccatttgttttggtatataatttattgcataatatatttttagaaaatggccaattggatagatcggtagaattattttcacagcttgcaaaacgcggtagtttgaggttccgatatggctgcaaataccATTGagagttttcacgctatgacagtcatttatgaatcatttaaagcattatgattgcacttcaaaaTGTATATcgttgtagcataatgtgtatttttagaaattattcaatttgagaGATCGGTATAATTAATTGTTctaatgtataataaacgcagtaatctgaggttccgatatggttgcaattaactttggcagttttcgtgctaggacagtcatttatgcaccatttttaaagcactaaaattgccatttctttggtatataatttgttgcataatgtatttttagaaaatgtccaattaggatagatcggtagaattattttcccaggtttaagaaggcggtagtttgaggttccgatatggttgtgaataactttgacagttttcatgctatgacagtcatttatgcatcatttaaagcattttaaaatgattgcactttaatttggtatatcatttgtggcataatgtgttcgtctaaaaaatggtcaatttgaaggatcggtagaattgttgttctatgtttaaaaacgctgtgatttgaggttccgatatggttgcaaataactttgacagttttcatgccaggacaatcgtttatgcatcattttaaagcattacagttgcactttgttttggtgtataatttgtggcataatgaatttttaaaaaaattggatagatcggtatattcattggtacaggttaggaaatgcggtaatttaaggctccgatatggttgcaaatatcttttgtagttttcgtgttatagcagtcgtttatatatctttttattgcattatagttgccatttgttttggtatataattttttgcataatatatttttagaaaatggctaattggatagatcggtagaattattttcacagctttaaaaacgcggtattttgagattccgatatggctacaaataacattgacagttttcacgctatgacagtcatttaggcatcattttaaagcattatgattgcactttaatatggtatatcatttgtagcataatgtgtgtttttacaaattggtcaatttgatagatcggtagaattattgttctatgtttaataaacgcagtaatctgaggttccgatatggttgcaattaactttggcagttttcgtgctaggacagtcgtttatgcactattttaaagcattatgtggcataatgtgttcgtctaaaaattggtcaatttgaaggatcggtagaattgttgttctatgtttaaaaacgctgtgatttgaggttccgatatggttgcaaataactttgacagttttcatgccaggacaatcgtttatgcatcatttgtgacggtttaatatttgttgagaATGTGCATACATATTGATTAAGtacttattgttaatttttatccCATTTTACCATcactgttttttttcttttcatttattgctATTTGCATATGTTTTCAATTCCACTTTATTGCATTTGTAATTGAGTTAAGcatatcaataaatttaaaatatcccgttacatttttttgtttcttttgggATTATAATGAGACTTGATTCCCTGAAAGGAAGTTGGTAGTCCCAATTTATGAATGGGGAAAACGGGAGAGGTATATTTATAGCGATTCTCTTTAAATTGTTCTTGActtaatgaaactaaaaatgatGTTCAATAATTAATTGAAGATGGATCGTGATAAGTTTAAGTCGATGATTAATaagctttaatttaattataaaatttaaaattataagtaGTATTACattgaagaaaacaaaaaaataattaaaataaaaagaatattgaaCGAAAgcttagttataaaaaaaagtgaaagatTTATATGGGAAAAGAATAGATTTGCTAATTAGGATAATTTTGGGAGACAAATTGTCGGAGACGATTCGAACCGTGCGTGCTGTGGACAACGTGGCtgaattttaatatacatatattgaaactaatcattatttaatttaaaaaactatctTAGCAAactaataaatcaaatttataaaattaatttccaaaatttctaatttgcataaatatttgttctttgtaattattattgttaagtttatataaatagtAAATTAGTTTAATACCCCTAATgataattgtttcttttttttaattgtatcaCTCTTCTAGTGATCACTGGTTAAACttcttttgttgtaatttatattctaaataAGATCATTATTAAACTTCATTACAACTGCGTtctcttaaaattatattaaaattgtatattagtattttgtatttataattatgaaaattggagaaaaaaaaacacaacaacatctGATGTTTCATCTACAACAACAGCACAGGCCTGAGCAACGTTTAATGAAACTACAGTGAGTaacaaaacaaatctaaaatttatGAACAATATGCACATTAAAtcatgtattaaaattaaatattatatcctataaatagtttaaatatatatttttcttatatttcatttgtttgttaataaacCTTAATATGAATTCTaactaatttgtttaaagtaaagAGAACCAAACTAATGTAGTGAAGGTAAGGTATAGGGGTTCTCAGACAAATAATATGGACTTTATTGAGAACAATGGTTGGTGAGGGCAATGATCGAATACATCTGAGATCATATGTAGCGTGCAATTTGGTAATATATTTATCACTAAAGACCGGCGTAAAATAGAGGTCCGTGGTCCATCCGAAAACTAAAGGTTCTTCTAATTATACTTGTTTGAGTTCGTAATACACGTTCgaatttgttttggtatgaATGGGACATAATAGTGACAAAGAACCCCACCCCATCCGTTGAGTTATAGCCCAATTAAAAGAACGTGTAGTCACTTTGTTCCTTGAATATTCAAGGAAAGgatatttaatttaagattAGTTTACGTTTTCTTATATGAGTTATATGCTCTTTCCAAATTCTCTTTCACCTTTTCACGTATAATGTGGAGTTTGTCAGAATAATGAATATCTTCACCATTTCCCAACGAATCTATATTTCTTACTAGCTGATACGATTTACCATGAGTAATCATAGTGTAACCAAATAAAGCGTGAAACGGAGAATAACCGATTGAAGAATGAATAAGGCTACGTAGAGCAACACATATATTACTAAGATGGGAATCCCACTCACGTTGGTCTTGTTTGAGGTAAGAACGTATAGCCGCCAAAATTGACCGATTTAGTCTTTCTGATGAGTTGGACTGGGGACTGTATGAAGCGGTATATATATGTTTCACaccatatttttctaaaagattttcaaacaaaacagACTTAAACTGACTACCATTGTCTGTAACTACAAACTCAGGTACACCGAAGAGATGAAAAATATCAGATTCTACAAAGTTACAAATTTCGGTAGATGCAAATCTTTTCACAAGTTTTAGAATAGGGTATTTTGTGAAGTGATCCAATATAACTAGTATGCCCACATTACCACATTTGGACCGGGGATATGCACCCAAAAAGTCCATATAAATTCTTTGAAACGGTCTTTCCGATTCAATCCTATCACCCATTAATGGTCGTAGAACAGTGTTCGGCGCTTTCGATTGTTTGCATACATCACATTTGGAAATGAAATCTCTTACTTCAAGAGACATTTTCGGCCAATACATGTTCCGTCTTATTTTTTCAAGGGTTTTACCTACACCACAATGAGACGAATTTGGCAAAGAGTGTGCTCTATAAATGACCTCACTTGTCAAATCGGGAGGCACCCATAGCTTCCATGACGAAGATTCGTCAAAAGGATTTCCATTTAAAAATTCCGTCCGTTTGTACACAAATTTATCAATGACCTTTAGATCTGGAAAAAC
Proteins encoded:
- the LOC124420192 gene encoding uncharacterized protein K02A2.6-like, yielding MSLEVRDFISKCDVCKQSKAPNTVLRPLMGDRIESERPFQRIYMDFLGAYPRSKCGNVGILVILDHFTKYPILKLVKRFASTEICNFVESDIFHLFGVPEFVVTDNGSQFKSVLFENLLEKYGVKHIYTASYSPQSNSSERLNRSILAAIRSYLKQDQREWDSHLSNICVALRSLIHSSIGYSPFHALFGYTMITHGKSYQLVRNIDSLGNGEDIHYSDKLHIIREKVKENLERAYNSYKKT